The Setaria viridis chromosome 6, Setaria_viridis_v4.0, whole genome shotgun sequence genome contains a region encoding:
- the LOC117861907 gene encoding alpha carbonic anhydrase 7 gives MGLAARRHLHPTVGALLAAALLLSAIAVPGATAQDETEDEHEFSYDPAVENGPDHWGEVKPEWATCSEGRWQSPIALYGHRAIQRDLCYLNYSYQPAEASIVNRGHDIMVKFKGDAGRLVIDGTVYHLKQLHWHTPSEHTLDGIRYAM, from the exons ATGGGTCTAGCagctcgccgccacctccaccccaccgtcggggcgctcctcgccgccgcgctcctgcTCTCCGCCATCGCCGTCCCGGGTGCCACGGCGCAGGACGAAACAG AGGACGAGCATGAGTTCAGCTACGACCCGGCCGTGGAGAACGGGCCGGATCACTGGGGCGAGGTCAAGCCGGAGTGGGCGACCTGCAGCGAGGGCCGGTGGCAGTCCCCCATTGCCCTCTACGGCCACCGCGCCATTCAGCGCGACCTCTGCTACCTCAACTACTCCTACCAGCCCGCCGAGGCCTCCATCGTCAACCGCGGCCACGATATCATG GTAAAATTCAAGGGCGACGCCGGGAGGCTGGTGATCGACGGCACGGTGTACCACCTGAAGCAGCTGCACTGGCACACGCCCAGCGAGCACACCCTCGACGGCATCAGGTACGCCATGTAG
- the LOC117859923 gene encoding alpha carbonic anhydrase 7: MGPARRHLHHAVGAALLAAALLAAALLLSAAVPGATAQQDSEDEHGFSYVPGSPNGPDRWGKINTLWAECSNGEMQSPIDLSDDRVTLVRSLGFLNYSYRPAEASIVNRGHDIQVKFSGDAGRLVINGTVYHLRQLHWHTPSEHTVDGRRYDMELHLVHQTTENKTAVIGVLYETGNIPDLFLKTLEPSIRRIGDTRDREEPIGVVDPNGARATGSVYYRYMGSLTTPPCTEGVVWTVFKKVRPVAKYQLEILREAVADGYEDNARPLQEVNNRDISIFRPKPFIWK, encoded by the exons ATGGGTCCAGCTcgtcgccacctccaccacgccGTCGGggcggcgctcctcgccgccgcgctcctcgccgccgcgctcctgcTCTCCGCTGCCGTCCCGGGCGCCACGGCGCAGCAAGATTCAG AGGACGAGCACGGGTTCAGCTACGTCCCGGGCTCGCCGAACGGCCCGGATCGGTGGGGCAAGATCAACACGTTGTGGGCCGAGTGCAGCAACGGCGAGATGCAGTCCCCCATCGACCTCTCCGACGACCGCGTCACGCTGGTGCGCTCCCTCGGCTTCCTCAACTACTCCTACCGCCCCGCCGAGGCCTCCATCGTCAACCGCGGCCACGACATCCAGGTGAAGTTCAGCGGCGACGCTGGGAGGCTGGTGATCAACGGCACGGTGTACCACCTGAGGCAGCTGCACTGGCACACGCCCAGCGAGCACACCGTCGACGGCCGCAGGTACGACATGGAGCTGCACCTGGTGCACCAGACCACGGAGAACAAGACGGCGGTGATCGGCGTCCTCTACGAGACCGGCAACATCCCCGACCTGTTCCTCAAGACGCTGGAGCCCTCCATCAGGCGCATCGGGGACACGCGGGACAGGGAGGAGCCCATCGGGGTGGTCGACCCCAACGGCGCGCGCGCCACGGGCAGCGTGTACTACCGCTACATGGGCTCCCTCACCACGCCGCCCTGCACCGAGGGGGTCGTCTGGACAGTCTTCAAGAAG GTTCGCCCCGTGGCCAAGTACCAGCTGGAGATTCTCAGGGAGGCAGTGGCTGAC GGCTATGAGGACAACGCGAGGCCGCTTCAGGAGGTGAACAACAGAGACATCAGCATCTTCCGCCCTAAGCCCTTTATATGGAAGTAA